A window of the Lactuca sativa cultivar Salinas chromosome 7, Lsat_Salinas_v11, whole genome shotgun sequence genome harbors these coding sequences:
- the LOC111913543 gene encoding basic leucine zipper 34, which translates to MAQLPPKVPTMAQNWPSFAYQMMSMPSTAAQPPNWVDEFLDFSSARRNSHRRSVSDPIAFIESPFVEECRNSNGINNSLMPCSNNNGFERLDDEQFSSMFSDEDVAANLPSTRSTSSNPSTPSDQNSDNDDAKPTPPPEKQQHHHQPKNEPGEVEDGGDCQPETESGKPCFNFCSEGTTIVDPKRVKRILANRQSAQRSRVRKLQYISELERSVTTLQTEVSTLSPRVAFLDHQRLVLNVDNSALKQRIAALAQDKIFKDAHQEALKKEIERLRRVYHEQNMQKAEEVEEEEEVNGATIGGNDGGSAAETGVVRRSEGGGRIC; encoded by the exons ATGGCACAATTGCCGCCAAAAGTGCCAACAATGGCGCAGAATTGGCCGTCATTTGCGTACCAGATGATGTCGATGCCGTCTACCGCAGCTCAGCCACCGAATTGGGTGGATGAGTTCCTTGATTTCTCGTCAGCGAGGAGGAACTCGCATCGAAGATCTGTCAGCGATCCAATTGCTTTCATTGAGTCGCCGTTCGTCGAGGAGTGTCGTAATTCTAATGGAATTAATAATTCCCTGATGCCTTGCTCTAACAACAATGGATTTGAACGTTTGGATGATGAGCAGTTTAGTTCCATGTTTTCCGACGAAGACGTCGCAGCGAATCTACCGTCGACGAGGTCGACGTCATCTAATCCGTCTACGCCATCGGATCAAAACAGTGATAATGACGACGCCAAACCAACGCCGCCACCGgagaaacaacaacatcaccaCCAGCCGAAGAACGAACCTGGAGAGGTGGAAGACGGCGGCGATTGCCAACCTGAGACAGAATCCGGAAAACCTTGCTTTAATTTCTGTAGCGAGGGTACCACCATTGTTGATCCAAAGAGGGTGAAAAG GATTCTAGCAAATCGTCAGTCTGCTCAGAGATCAAGAGTGAGAAAGTTGCAGTACATTTCTGAACTCGAACGCAGCGTCACCACATTACAG ACGGAAGTATCGACATTATCACCACGAGTTGCGTTTTTGGATCATCAGAGATTGGTTTTGAACGTGGATAACAGCGCACTTAAGCAAAGAATAGCAGCTTTAGCACAAGACAAGATTTTCAAAGATG CTCACCAAGAAGCATTGAAGAAGGAGATAGAGAGATTAAGGAGAGTGTATCACGAACAGAACATGCAGAAGGCGGAGGaagtggaggaggaggaggaggtgaacgGAGCCACCATTGGCGGGAACGACGGGGGCTCCGCCGCCGAAACAGGAGTGGTACGGAGGTCGGAGGGAGGAGGTAGAATCTGCTAA
- the LOC111913551 gene encoding sodium/calcium exchanger NCL1, whose translation MPSLKFHLYQTSFINMGNFPKIAFYSSFLFILIALKVSGRLISDGKDDVAQGEEGSSFLQLKGIDSSEEEHCEQMYGFLPCSENILGHFFLIIVYEYLLYHGECYVSSGGKRIFKILGPGIFGASAFQVLGFLPESLILLVSGLFNTQEVAQEYVLTGVGLLAGSTIFLLTLLWGTCVIIGSQEFECEYSSNTSLAPTRNHFKKFFSFLTRCGVTTDKETSSTAKIMLISLIPFLFLLIPKLFGMQYTSHGYIFIITLPISVTFLLVYFIYQVFEPSIQKRRLSYVKHEHLVLDILKHLQEHTADKILTEDGLANLPAIKGLFTKIDQDGDAYISFPELKGLLQDIKFRQLTWDKEQTIEEVMKEFDYDGDTKVTIDEFTDRFTKWLDETKNAVNKPYRSVSSWKDLYQVVQPWVQTKKKEREMMKVLVSEIIRHDKNTPFGNFYKQDGKPNVSAIKRLFKSLDVNNDNSISLTELKQLMMNVDFGQTSWNVDEATSHIMEDLDKSGDNQIDEEEFIDGFKDLLNTNDQLLTPTTPGPKNISRKPWERYENDDVDRSLWGWTKAVMLLVLGIAMLALLAEPLIHSVQNVSNSATVPSFFVSFVFVPLATNARAAVVAIQTASQRKERTTSLTFSEIYDGVFMNNVLGFSVLLAVVYFRGLIWHFTAELLIVFIVCIIMGTTAGFRSKLPIWTSITAYLLYPLSLIFVYFFADF comes from the exons ATGCCTTCTTTAAAGTTTCATTTATATCAAACATCTTTCATAAACATGGGAAACTTTCCAAAGATTGCATTCTATTCATCCTTTCTCTTTATTCTGATCGCTTTGAAAGTTAGTGGGCGTTTAATTTCAGATGGAAAAGATGACGTGGCACAAGGAGAAGAAGGATCGTCTTTCTTGCAACTCAAAGGAATCGATTCTTCAGAAGAAGAACATTGTGAGCAAATGTATGGATTTTTACCATGTTCAGAGAACATTCTAGGCCATTTTTTCCTCATTATCGTATACGAATACCTGTTATATCATGGTGAATGTTACGTCTCTTCTGGTGGAAAAAGAATCTTCAAGATTCTTGGCCCTGGTATCTTTGGTGCTAGTGCTTTTCAAGTCCTTGGTTTTCTTCCTGAATCCTTAATTCTTCTTG TTTCTGGACTTTTTAACACGCAAGAAGTAGCACAAGAATATGTTCTTACTGGTGTTGGGTTGCTAGCTGGATCAACAATATTTCTTCTCACTTTACTTTGGGGAACTTGTGTAATTATTGGAAGTCaagaatttgaatgtgaatataGTTCTAATACTTCATTGGCTCCTACCCGAAACCATTTCAAGAAGTTCTTTTCGTTTCTTACTC GTTGTGGTGTAACTACAGACAAAGAAACAAGTTCAACTGCAAAGATTATGCTCATTTCACTTATACCCTTTTTGTTTCTTTTGATCCCGAAATTATTCGGGATGCAATATACTTCTCATGGATATATTTTCATAATCACACTTCCTATTTCGGTTACTTTCTTGTTAGTTTACTTCATTTATCAG GTGTTTGAGCCCTCGATCCAAAAGAGAAGATTGTCATATGTAAAACATGAGCATTTAGTTTTAGACATATTGAAACATTTGCAAGAGCACACTGCAGATAAAATACTCACTGAAGATGGTTTAGCAAACTTGCCTGCTATAAAAGG TTTGTTTACAAAGATTGATCAAGATGGAGATGCATACATATCTTTTCCTGAACTCAAAGGACTTCTACAAGATATCAAATTTAGGCAATTAACTTGGGATAAAGAGCAAACAATTGAAGAAGTAATGAAAGAATTTGATTATGATGGTGACACAAAAGTAACAATTGATGAGTTCACTGATAGATTCACAAAATGGCTTGATGAGACTAAAAATGCAGTAAATAAACCGTATCGTTCAGTTAGTTCTTGGAAAGATTTATATCAG GTTGTCCAACCATGGGTTCAAACCAAAAAGAAAGAACGTGAAATGATGAAGGTTCTAGTATCAGAAATTATCAGGCATGATAAAAATACTCCATTTGGAAACTTTTATAAACAAGATGGAAAACCAAATGTGTCAGCCATAAAGAG ATTGTTTAAGAGCTTAGATGTCAACAACGATAACTCAATATCGTTAACCGAATTAAAACAACTTATGATGAACGTTGACTTTGGTCAAACATCATGGAATGTGGATGAAGCAACATCTCACATAATGGAAGATCTTGACAAAAGTGGAGATAACCAGATTGATGAAGAAGAATTCATTGATGGATTTAAAGATTTGCTCAACACAAATGATCAACTATTGACCCCTACAACACCCGGCCCTAAAAATATATCACGG AAACCATGGGAGAGATATGAAAATGATGACGTGGATAGAAGTTTGTGGGGATGGACAAAAGCTGTAATGCTATTGGTTCTTGGGATTGCCATGCTGGCACTTCTGGCTGAGCCACTTATACATAGTGTACAAAATGTGTCCAACTCAGCAACCGTTCCTTCTTTTTTTGTGTCCTTTGTTTTTGTCCCATTGGCCACAAATGCAAGAGCAGCTGTAGTTGCAATCCAAACTGCAAGTCAACGGAAAGAGAGAACTACTTCGTTGACTTTTTCTGAG ATATATGATGGGGTGTTTATGAACAATGTTTTGGGATTTTCTGTTCTTTTAGCAGTTGTGTATTTTCGAGGGCTGATTTGGCATTTCACTGCTGAATTATTGATTGTCTTTATTGTTTGTATCATTATGGGGACGACAGCTGGCTTCAGATCAAAGCTTCCTATTTGGACATCGATTACAGCCTACCTGTTGTATCCCTTATCTTtgatttttgtgtatttttttGCAGATTTTTga